The following coding sequences lie in one Primulina huaijiensis isolate GDHJ02 chromosome 2, ASM1229523v2, whole genome shotgun sequence genomic window:
- the LOC140991891 gene encoding uncharacterized protein, with amino-acid sequence MPPKRNTIEGDDRTPPIDKTVKVVDEFSRLLKDQAKVHGEQIQQLLSMHTWTQGRGRGRVQGTTESSEDGAYDRFRRMNPPEFIGGADPLVALEWVKSLEAIFDYLKFTDQDKVSCVVFMLVKAARIWWEATKVTVNVHKLKWDEFKELFYVKYFSREVKAKKVKEFLELRQDSLSVAEYILKFEEGCVFVPFIAENDKDKGEHFLRGLKPKIRQDVHMAKVITYQDIVDRALLAEHDE; translated from the coding sequence ATGCCTCCCAAGCGAAATACTATTGAAGGGGACGATAGGACCCCTCCCATTGATAAGACGGTAAAAGTTGTAGATGAATTTAGTAGGCTATTGAAAGATCAAGCGAAGGTTCATGGTGAGCAAATCCAGCAGTTACTGAGCATGCATACCTGGACTcagggtcgtggtcgtggaagagTTCAAGGCACAACGGAAAGTTCTGAAGATGGTGCATATGATCGTTTCAGACGTATGAACCCTCCAGAGTTTATAGGTGGTGCCGATCCACTCGtagctcttgaatgggtcaAATCATTGGAAGCTATATTTGATTACTTGAAGTTCACTGATCAAGACAAGGTTAGTTGTGTTGTCtttatgttagtcaaagctgctcgcATCTGGTGGGAAGCTACGAAAGTGACTGTCAATGTTCACAAGTTAAAATGGGATGAGTTCAAAGAGTTATTTTATGTCAAGTACTTTTCGAGAGAAGTTAAAGCGAAGAAAGTTAAAGAATTTCTTGAGTTACGACAAGATTCCTTGTCTGTTGCTGagtatatattgaaatttgaagaaGGATGTGTGTTTGTTCCGTTCATTGCTGAAAATGATAAAGACAAAGGAGAACATTTCCTTCGTGGTTTGAAACCAAAAATTCGACAGGATGTTCATATGGCAAAAGTGATTACTTATCAAGATATCGTTGATAGAGCCTTACTTGCCGAGCACGATGAATAA